The genome window TCTTGTACCACTTCTCAGCTTCCTGGACGTTGCGGGCGGCGACAGCCTCTATCTCTGCACGCATGTTGCGCAGGTAGGCGGCCAGGTCAGGTCGATCACCCTCCAGTTCGGCCGTAATCTTAGAGTCCTCAATCTGCTTCATGAGGTCAGCCACCTCTTCATCATGCAGCTTCTTGAGAAACTCTATCTCGGCCACCAGTTGCTCGATGCGCTTCTCCAGCTCGGCCTTCTGCAGTGTTGCGTTGTCAACGTCCTGGCGAAACTCCCTCAGGAtcatttctgcttcttctttgagtgccagctcctcctccacctttaGTCTCCACACTTCAACCTCCTCCTCAATGTAGCCCCTTTCAATATCAGCTGCTCCTTTCTCGTTAGTCAGGGCCTCGATCAGCTCCCGCACCTCTTTAAACTTGAGCTCATATTCTTCTGCGATGCCCGTGGGGCCTCCCTTGTAGCGGCTCTGCAGGGAAGCCAGCTCAGCTTGAAGGGCAGCGTTTCTCTGCTCTAGTGCCTGGACCTTCTCGATGTATCCTGCAAACTTGACGTTGAGCTCCTGCATCTCCTCTTTCTCGTTGGCATAGTGCTGGTGTATCTCTGTGCCCTAGCTCGACAGCAGTGCTGCGATAACCTGAGCGTCCACGGCTGTCGTACGAGGATCCACGGCACCGGGACGGCGACGGGCTCTGAACCCTTACTCTGCCGCCCGAGCCGCTAACTTGCAGGCTCTTCTGGGTGTAAGACGCAGCTCTCATGTTGTGTGAATACCGTTTTGTTTCTCAGAAGAACAGCTGCTCTCTCGGCTTCTCTTTACGTAGCCCACAACGCGACTGACGCTGCCTCAGATCACCTCTGACTTTTTATGCCGGCAATAAAGAATGTCTCAGACAGCCTTGAAACTCGCGCTCGGtttgaacatattttaaaaGTGGATTATGACAGACTTTCAGAGAACTGTGGCTGCATGCTCTTTATTAGCTAACGCTGTACTGTTAGTGGCCAGGCGGGTCGAGTCCACTCCCTGGCCTTTGCGCCAGGATGTGAAATAGTGATCAGATCATGTATGGCTGCTATTTTTCACTCAATATCCACTTAGGATGGTAATGAAGTTGGGTGtgacaaggaggaggaaggcacACAGTGCACTGGTAAACAGTGACAATGTGCTTTGGCAGCAGGTTTTCCCACACAACTTTGTGAAACTGCTCTGACGCGGATTCCCTCAACTCCCTCCATATCACCAAGTCACGCAGCTAAAGAATAAATTGCATTCGGAAAAGcatgataaatatttcatattttcatttcagttactACATAAAGTAATTCTAAAAAGCATTAAACCTGTAACCAGGAGGACAGGGCACATTcctgtgcagagagagagacttaaaaaatcatttcaaaaagATGCACTTTCCAGAtataaacagaggaaatggagagaaataGGAGAGTGGGTAACCAGAAAGCGGAAAATGCTGAATTAAACCGGATATCAATATTGTTGAGGGATTTATCCCGTCTATCGTACCGGTGGTTCTTACCAGGGGTGGAATGCCTGAAATGTCTGCAAACCTAATCTACATGTAAATGTCTTCTGTGTCACTCACTTTGACATACTGTCCCGCAAAGTCAGTGACCTCTGAAGTGAAGCAGCCTGAGGCGTCCACAGGGCAGATAGGAGCCTGGTCCCTCTGGATGATGTTGTATTCAGTGCACACCCTGTAATCATCCTACAGAGAAAATGATACACAGTTTAGGGACGATTTCGATAAAGGTGTTAGGTTTCCATAATACGATTCAATGCAAGCCATGTACTGTAGCACATTATTACATCTTGAGAATGTATTTCTAATTTTGCTTTGTGTTAAATTATATTATCTTGAAACTAATAGCGACCTGGTTCAACTCATGATCGTTCCATTTGTGTGAATAATACTGGAAGATGGAAGATAAGTAATTATCTAACACGATTGGCAGCCCCTAGTTAAAAGATGTGTAATGATTCCTTATTGAATTCCTTACTGAGCTGGacactttttacagtgttgaaaCAAGCATCACTGGTATGTGACAGCTATGCATGAAAGATCTGAGTACTGTCcagctgtaaatgtattttgtattcaAACACCCTGTCTAGACCCATGATGGATGGCTCACAGGGTCATTTCACATCTAGTCATAACAAcataaaatttgaaaaatgtagTTTGACAGTGTGTTTTCCTCTCACCATATATCTTCAGAGCGCACGCAAACGCTTTTGAGTTTCACGTCTTCACCGACTAATCAACATGTATGCGATCGCTAAATAACTGACACTGTATCTTAATAAAAAtcagacatttaaatgtaaatgtgagtgAGACGTTGATGTGAAGGGTTTACGCCACACCTCCGTAAAGACTGGGCTGCAGTGATGTAAACAGAGAGGGCAGAAGAAAAAGCTAAGAAACTGAGTATCCACAGCTGGCTACAGCCACAGGGGCATCCATCTGCCCTTGACAAGGGCATCTAACCTATTAGCAATGACCCAATATCTCTGATAGCACCTCTGCTCTGGCCCCTAGACTCTAGCAAAACCAATATGGTACGATTCAAcacaaatatttcataaaacacTCATCACTAAAGTGAATAGatcactgaaagaaacacagtACACGAGAGGTTTAAGGATTCTACAGTGTCAGACCTGAGACACAGTATTCTGCaataatttaaagaaatgaaaattatAAATCGATAGGTTTgaatgtacaaataaaaaggGCCTGTGGGTAAAGATCCTGAATTCTGAATCAGTTGAAGCAGTTAAATTTAGTTCTACATCCGACTATAAAGTGATAAATAATCCAATGTATTCTCTTAAAGCAACACAACGAGGGACAATACCAACAAATGGAGAGAACATGTTAACTACTGTGACTGAAAAACCTTCtgaaaacacaatcaaacagaACATAACTGCACTGGTAACATAAAGGCAAAGCTtcctggagagacagaaaacactacACACTCCGAGATGcacttattttttttcctaagaTGACAGGGAAGCCATCCATAAAGTTACACCAGACAAAGGTGACCTTGTTTTCCTCAGAGTGCGCTCCATATGGGCAACTGCAGGGCTGTCAAAACAAGCTTACTAGAGGCAAGGTTTCACAAGTATTAGATCTATTTCTCAACTTCTCATTCCAAATCACACAAGGAAGATGTGTATGTTGTAATTAAAGGAGGAGAGTGTCCACTCATTGAGAGCATCATGAGCTTATACTCCTAATCTTTAAGTCTTGATGACGATTACGTTTTTGTTGATATGGTTCTTGGTCTTGTTTAGAAGTCCTGATGACCAGGCTgatcaaaaaaataatcaagtaTTTTCTGCGGttacaataaagaaaaaagcacaaaagtGTTGAAAAACAATACTTACAGCTCCAAAGTAAGGTGCCTGGTGGACCACTCCGGTGCCCTCTTCCTCCTTGACGTAGTTATCCGTCACCACCTGGAACGCTCCCTTCTCCCCACACTGAAGTGAAATGAGGACGAGAAGAATTAGATGAGAGGGGGCGAGTGGTGAGGAAGCAAAAAAAGGTACAgccacagacagtgagagagattAAGAGACAGATTTAGAGAACGTAAACAGAGATGTCAGACATAGGTCTGTCTTCATTTTGTGACAAACACATAGAACGGGAGGGAACGAGAACACAGACTCTACAAACCTTGGCAAAGTACTGGAAGAGAGGCTTGTATTTTTTCCCTTTAAGTGTCTTGCCAGgaaatctgaaaacacataaaacacatttaacacatttttttcccacctcCCCATCTCTCCAACCTGCAGAAATCCTATACAACCACAACCTCTGACGAAGCACAGTCAAGACTTAAAATCAAAGAAAGCAGAACCAGAAAGGTCTTAATGTGAAGCTACGAGAGCAGGATTTCTACTGTGGATGGAAGCCTCACCTCTTAAAATCCCACCCCCTCCCCAGGCCCAGTTTCTCTTTAATTTACTtacaaaaacagctgtaaacagtGTCCTCTAACTGTCCAGCTGTTGATACACTCGTCAGAGTCACCCTCAGCTATTACCATGAGCTCACAGCAGGAAGTtttatgagcagcagcagtgatttgCTAATTAACACACATTCCTACTGCTGATtggtgatgaaaatgtcattagttCAGCAGACATTTGGTCTTAAACCAGAGTaaacaaattaagattttaacGTGACGACGGTGGTAGATGAAAAGGGATGCCCCAGGATCTCCTGAAATCTCTGTTTCAGGTTTAAAGTCAAAAAACGCTGTTTTTTGTAGTTATCATTCCAGTAAAGACGCCCCTGTCCCTGTGTATGACTCTGTGGAGCAACCTTTTTCTACATGCCGTTTTTATTGCGGGTTAATTTGTCCAATATATGGGTCGAGTGGATATAAATCATGCCTGGAAATGTGCTCCATCAGGTTTCAGTACACCCTGTATTCTTTATTCACTCAggtattttcttcatctcacctcgcctctttttttttttttcccctgctccATTCTGCACTTTCCCTCCGCTCCAGAATCATCCAGTGAACTGGGAAATTGGGAATTTGATTTGCTTTCCGCTGCACAGAACAACACTCAGCTGGTAAGATACACCTCTCTGTTAATTCTCCTGTCAGTAACTTCATCGCTGTCTCTTAACTCTAAGTTAGAGGAGAAAACCTTTCACaggaaatgtaaaatacaaGTTGGGCTCTCGCTGAAAGACAGCAGCTAggtttgaattttttttaatcaaaacttTTCAGGAAGGGGGAGTAAAAATTGATGTAAACTCTTAATTAGAATGACTGTCTCACGGTTGTgtgcctccaccaaccagtccatatgcagttaattagtgtgtgaactCTTCAGttatggtttaaaaaaaaatgtttgtgaggTCCtggtgaccttgacctttgaccccaaaTTCTAATTAGTCTTGAGAGCAGATTAACGTTCGAACCCTTTATTTCTGATCTAACCAGCAGCTCAGCAAAGCACTGGTGCAGTTTGACTGCTTTTAAGCTCAAACATCTATATTAAAGGTATTAgtcattttcattctctgtgtgtttttagggTCGTTATAAGGTCTTGTGTACTCACTTGTCCAGCAGAGTGTACTCGCCCTCTGACTTAAACAGAGCTCCCAGCCTGGCCTCCATCATGATGTAGGTCTTGCCTGTGGTGTTATCTGAGAGAcgaacagaaaaacacacatgaatgcatctgcagagaaacaaaagagaggTTTGCACATGTTTTTGCAAAGGGAGAAAATCCATTAAGTAAGCAAGAAAGATTTATTTAAGTGTTATAAGGCGATACAGAAACAAAAGGCATCAAACACATATGATAAATATCACTGTTGGCCAAAGGAAAGAGGCCAACACTGGACTAAAGCTGCAGCATTTCGAACAATCTACAGATGAGCTACATACTCATCTGCAGTGTGAAGACACAAAAGCACGAATCAGAACATTTAAGAAATAGAATTTGTCTACTCTAAAGAGATATTTCCTACCTGCAATAAGGAAGCACAAGCGTCTTTATTATGCATGGAAAGATTAAGAATAGAATCtaaaatgaaatctaaatttttactgtgttgtttgATGTCTGGGGTCAAACATCCCAGGGTCTGTTGCAGGGTCTATTGAGGGCTTTAATGAGGACCTCTGTTTTATCCTCACTCAGTTTTAGAAAATTATGAGACCTCAGGCATCTCATGGCTGCCAGGCAGTCATCCAGGTTAATCAAATTACAGAGATCTTCATATTTGACTGACAAGTAGAGCTgagtgtcatctgcataaaaatgatAAGATTTATCAAAATAACAATGTAGATGCCTGATGGTAACATACAGATAAAAATATATAGGTCTGAGAAAAGGCCTTTGAGCAAGTGTCACTACCCCAACAACTACTGAAATCATCGTCAGTAAGGTTCTTATtatctgtttgtcatttctaaTTTATGAATCTGAATATGAATTTGAGCGTGTGTACTCAGACACCAAAGGATCATAatgctgtgtttacactgccttggtatttatatattcattgtTCAATAAAGCATAGAGGTCGTTGAAgtaggagaaaaacaaaacaaaaagtcaggGGTTAGTAACTGtgaggtgtaaaaaaaaaagaacttctCTTCAACAGCATAAAGTTTCAATGCCAAACAAAGAGACTATACTATGTATGGCATTCATCTGACTCTGGTCTAAGCTGTTAAAGATTAAATAAGCTTTCATCGTGTGACTGCCACACAGCTgaaacctggaaaacaaaaaaaaatagtgtTTTGGAGAAGGTCGACAGATTAACACAAAACTCCCAGCAGCTGTTTGGattttctccctgtttcttttTGGTTCATCTTTCAGCTTTCAAACCTCACAATGATGATACTGATCAATACGAAATGAAATGATggtcattttttaaagtctgcTATCTAAGTAACCCCTGCAGGGTGATTTATGTTTATTGAACTGAATTTCATGTATGATAAACAGCAACTCATCGAACACGGCTCGAATCCATGTAGCTGATAGCAAGAGGTACACAGTAAGTACAGCTCCATAATAACACAGCCAGCCATAAAGTCAAGGTCAGGTGAGTAGCTACAACCGCTCGACTGAAACTGAGCTAAATGAATCCAGTGCTGCTGAAAAGTTGCCGCCTCATGTAGGATAACTGCCTGACATTTTGGGGGGAACTGAACCCTCCTGGAAAAATGAACAGGGATTTTAGGAGAAATAACAGAGGAGAGGTTGAGAGCAGCAGGAACGACAGTTGTGAGGAGGGCAAAAACCAAACGGCCTGAGTCGGTGAGAcaccaaaaaagagagagagagaagggggcaGCATCAATAAAAGATGTTTCTTCCCCTCCGTGGTGTGACAAATGACTGCACAGCTCAGACCTGCCGCTGCTGACAACCCTAAACTCAAACAGCGACAAAGGATgcaagggaaagagagaggaggcaacacacaaaagagacagagagagagagaaaataagaacaacGAAGGACAAAAACAGGTGGATGTGGAGGCAAAGAGAGCGataagaaaatgagagaaaaaattAGGATGAAGATGGAGCGAGAGAGGACGGGAGAtaaaaagagagactgagatgatacaagaaaaaaagagagagaggaaaaaaaacattcattggTATTCCAAGGCGATCTCCCAtgcagcacagagcaggaggTGCACTCAGAATGACAGACTGTGCTTCAACAGTGCCCCCTGCAGGCTGAAAGAGGCTACGACAAGCTTCTGTGAATCTAGGTCATCCTTTTAAAAACTCACCAGTTCCTCTCACAGGGAACCAAAAACTACAACAGGAGGGTAACAGAAAAACAGTAGCCACCTCTCTGgagtattttcttttatatttgaACAAGGACAACACTTTTTTTAAGTGACCTGATTTGAGGTTCATCCACATTTCTCAGGGCTGAACTGCACAGTAATgtacgtcacacacacacacacacacacaccaatctGTCAGTTCAACTTACAACAAAAGACCTTTTTTTACTGaactcattttaaatgtcacaatacgaaaaaaaaacagatttgaatgagaaaattaatgatggctgaatcacattaaaaccaagccattttaatgttattagtaacacctgtgcttttattACACTGACGAGTCAAAACGGCTGCTGTGCAAAAGGCCTGAAAGAAATGTTAATCAAGATAATTACAAAAATCAGACTGCTCTCCACAGAAACCTGGAAATATAACTGACCGATACATGTAAGGTGAGCAAAgatgttatatattatattttctgtgtagactatttttttaatgtttcgTCTGTGACAGGCAGAAATAATGACAAATCTTCATGTTAAGATTTAAGAATCTAAATTGATGTTTGTTTGCTCGAGCAGCTACAAAATATCAAATTTACAGCCGACGTAAATTATATcaacttttgacattttataggcCAAACAATTAtcaattaactgagaaaataagtgGCAGATTAACTGATAGTGGCAAAAGTCTTTGTGTCTACAAAATTGTCATCCATCAATTATCTATCAATTAATTAAGCAGCATCGAgtacagcctccaaaatgacaacacactctctgaaacagtttcaacacaaactgaacttCACAACCTTCACGAGGGGAAGATTCACTGTGGTTTGTATCAAATAAACTGGCTACTGAGTGTATATACATCATGTCTCTGACAGCGCTGTGGCCCGAAAGCACAAATACTTGATAAAAGGCACCGTTTTAACCTTTGACTTTGCTTTGAAATTTTATTTGGTTGTTGACTGGTGTTAGTCTGTGCATTAAAAGACCTGTCAGGTCCCACGTTCGATTTGAACTCAGACGCTTCCTTTATAAAGACATTAATTTCAGATGGTGCCCTTATTAAGTTACCTCTTAAAACGCCTTAGTGCAGCCTGTATATAGAAACCATTAGCAGAGCTGATACATGGCATTTAATGCTCTTTTGTTTAAATCCGACAGGTGCATTTTATGTGGGTGAGTCTCCATCCACTGGGAGGACAGATAATGTTTCTAATGAGCCCATGTTAACATCAGGTTATGAATGCAGAGCGTCTGGTTGGTTACAGATAAAAACTAAGTTCCACTCACAGAGAGTCCTTTGtcatacaacaaaataacagtGTTATTTCATCAGCTAAAACGCAGCCAAAAGCTAAAAAGTCCACCAACACATTACGGTACAGAAATCCTTTCCTCTGGGTGCAATTTGCCAAGGCAGCACTCCTCCTCTGCtaatttgttcttgtttgttctTTCTGAATAAAAACACCCATCAGCTGATGCTGAGGTCCACAACACTGAACCCACAAGGGAAACAAGATTTCCACTCTGAAAACTTTGGCCTTAAGCAACAGCATTTAAGCAACATCGTTCAACAAAACAACCAATCCCGGTAATTCAAGTAAAcctcaacacaaacatgtttgtcagcaggatgtGTGAGCACTAATGTCCTTTCTTTTCCCCCAACAATGACTTGAAGAAAGCAcagacaacagcaacaaaacaactgtgttttcttttcagcattTCAGTGATTGTTTATATCGGCTTAGGCAACTAAACAATGATTCTTCAAGAACTTCAGCTGCATCCCATTCCACACCACACTTAAAACAGTCAAAGTGCGTCCTAAAAAACACCGTGATTTTTGAAGGCGCTGCTGATGGCACTGTACAAAGAAAACGCAGGAGCTACTCACATCAAAAATTAAAAGCAATAGTGACAGCTCCaggaaaacatcagaaaacaacaaataactattaaatgttggaaaaaaaattgtgctgtctctttgtttacagtttgaTGGACATCCAACAgcacaaatattacacaatacACTGCATTTGTGTCTCGTTTTGTCTCTCACCTTTCACCTGGACATAGAGGAACTCCGGGTTCACACAGAGGGCGAGGTTGCTCGGCAGTGTCCAGGGTGTGGTCGTCCAGGCAATCAAAGCAACATCTTGATTGTCGACCAGCGGGAAGTTGACGATCACAGATGGATCCTGAACAtcctgcaaaaaaataaaaataaaacaaacacagagattaGGTCAGTTCAGCTTTTACTCCGTCTCTCTCTTCACTATGATATACATGATTCATTTGTCTCTGGTCTCTCTGAACTCTGCAGCACAACGTTAGACCAGCAGATCATTTCTACCAACCTTGTAGTTCTGGTGGGACTCGAAGTTGGAGAGAGGGGTGTTGCAGGCGGTGGAGAAAGGCATGACTTTGACACCTCGGTACACCAGACCCTTGTCATACAGCTGTCTGAACACCCACCTGTGTgagtgaagaaaaacatcaaaagacgGCAAAGGCAAAGAGTGACTGCACATAAGACAGatctgatttgttttctgtttttgatctTATGTCGTTTTATATGGTAAATTTGCTATATATAGATTGTGGTTGTTATTCATGTGCTCCTGTGTTTATGTCAGAATGTAAATGATGTGTCTTAAAGCCAAAACTCGtaaatataaaatgtctgaCATCCCTACCAGACAGTCTCCATGAACCACGGGTAGAGCGTCTTGTAGTCATTGTTGAAGTCAATCCACCGGCCCATTCGCTTCACTGAAGtctggagaaaaaacagaaacaaatccACAATAAATCAAAAGAGCATCACAGTCACACGCTGTGTTTCAGATGAtgcactgttttatttaacacAGTATGTAATTTGAATTGACATataacaacaaaaccaaactgGTTTCACAAGTATGGCTACAAAGTTCTCTCACATGAACATATTATTCTTCTGTGTATGCTCACCTCCCACTCGTTGGAGTATCTCATCACAATGTTTCTGCACTGCTTGTTGTACTCAGCAATGCCCATCTTGGCCACATCTTCAGGCCCTTTGATCCCCAGTGTCTTGTCAATCTCATActcctgcagaaacacacaggacGTGAGACACAAGctgtaaataaactaaatattcACAGGGCTGTTAACTATATTCATGAAGGTAAAATCGTACCACAGGCAGGCCGTGACAGTCCCAGCCAAAGCGCCGGTCCACATGGAAGCCGCTCTGGTGGGCAAAGCGAGTAACAATGTCCTTGATGGTGCCGGCTAGGATGTGACCGTAGTGGGGTAAACCCGTGGCAAAGGGAGGGCCGTCGTAGAAGGTGTACCTGGTTGGGAAACAGgcagcaaaatattttttaaaggaaatctGGCCTGAGTATTTTATCACTGATAAAGTGAGGAGTTTCCTCTTTGCAGTGAAGCATGTACGATAACAGAAACGCAACATTGACAGTCCTCCTTTACGCAGGTGTTCTCATGGTTGTTTCATATAAGAAAGCAGTGTATTCACTGCTTCTTCAGcctgaacaaaaacagttttgagGTTACAAATCCAGTATGA of Lates calcarifer isolate ASB-BC8 linkage group LG12, TLL_Latcal_v3, whole genome shotgun sequence contains these proteins:
- the LOC108891048 gene encoding LOW QUALITY PROTEIN: desmin-like (The sequence of the model RefSeq protein was modified relative to this genomic sequence to represent the inferred CDS: deleted 1 base in 1 codon); its protein translation is MRAASYTQKSLQVSGSGGRVRVQSPSPSRCRGSSYDSRGRSGYRSTAVELGTEIHQHYANEKEEMQELNVKFAGYIEKVQALEQRNAALQAELASLQSRYKGGPTGIAEEYELKFKEVRELIEALTNEKGAADIERGYIEEEVEVWRLKVEEELALKEEAEMILREFRQDVDNATLQKAELEKRIEQLVAEIEFLKKLHDEEVADLMKQIEDSKITAELEGDRPDLAAYLRNMRAEIEAVAARNVQEAEKWYKSKFDTLKEHAGKHEDQMKTMKDEITTFHNQVTDLQNQIDGLRARNVALEQQLEDMEMSHMDKVGGLEGVIAQLETQLCETKLEMTKYLQDYQELLHIKLKLDAEIATYRKLLEGEEHRLGIAKEA